The Deinococcus seoulensis genome has a segment encoding these proteins:
- a CDS encoding class I SAM-dependent RNA methyltransferase, with translation MSDALLTLEIEKLVAGGLGLARDESGVVLVRGALPGEQVTARVRAGKGVRQGQTVEVLRRSPARVDGPELPTADLAHATYEAQLDFKRAFVQEALSRIAKVQHGVAATVPSPEAWGYRNTAQYLVTPGGLAYRERRGSEPLVVQKDPLVMPQIQAVMDRIDPTLLDPATEVAFRASRLTGEVVAALIGPGETRQYLRASDHLMEAGVVGVSLAQPAGKRFSAGVRLIAGESEIREQFGQVQVSVSATGFAQVNPQAAGLAYERAAELAGKGEHAVDLYGGAGAIGRHLAPNFRRVTVLDAAPEALARGRQDVAVSGESNVTFRSGDAARFSELGTDVIVVDPPRAGLEEGAREHINSSTADRLVYVSCDPATWARDVGDLVRRGWKLAEVIPHDFYPQTSHVEIVSVLNR, from the coding sequence ATGTCGGACGCTTTACTTACGCTGGAAATCGAGAAACTTGTTGCGGGGGGGCTGGGGCTCGCCCGGGATGAGTCCGGCGTGGTGCTGGTCCGCGGGGCGCTGCCCGGCGAGCAGGTCACGGCCCGCGTGCGCGCCGGGAAGGGCGTACGCCAGGGCCAGACGGTCGAGGTGCTGCGCCGCAGTCCCGCCCGCGTGGACGGCCCGGAACTGCCCACCGCCGACCTGGCGCACGCCACGTACGAGGCGCAACTGGACTTCAAACGCGCCTTCGTGCAGGAGGCCCTGAGCCGCATCGCGAAGGTGCAGCACGGCGTGGCCGCCACCGTCCCCAGCCCCGAGGCGTGGGGGTACCGCAACACCGCGCAGTACCTCGTGACGCCCGGCGGGCTGGCGTACCGCGAGCGGCGCGGCAGCGAACCGCTGGTCGTGCAAAAGGACCCGCTGGTCATGCCGCAGATTCAGGCCGTCATGGACCGCATCGACCCCACGCTGCTGGACCCCGCCACCGAGGTCGCGTTCCGCGCCAGCCGCCTGACCGGCGAGGTCGTCGCCGCGCTGATCGGGCCGGGCGAGACCCGCCAGTACCTGCGCGCCAGCGACCACCTGATGGAAGCCGGCGTGGTCGGCGTGTCCCTGGCGCAACCCGCCGGGAAACGCTTCAGCGCCGGGGTGCGCCTGATCGCCGGGGAAAGCGAGATCCGCGAGCAGTTCGGGCAGGTGCAGGTCAGCGTGTCCGCCACGGGCTTCGCGCAGGTGAACCCGCAGGCCGCCGGACTGGCCTACGAACGGGCCGCCGAACTGGCCGGGAAGGGCGAGCACGCCGTGGACCTGTACGGCGGGGCCGGCGCGATCGGCCGTCACCTCGCCCCGAACTTCCGCCGCGTGACCGTGCTGGACGCCGCGCCCGAGGCGCTCGCCCGCGGCCGCCAGGACGTGGCTGTCAGCGGCGAGAGCAACGTCACCTTCCGCAGCGGCGACGCGGCGCGCTTCAGCGAACTGGGCACCGACGTGATCGTCGTGGACCCGCCCCGCGCCGGACTGGAGGAGGGCGCGCGCGAGCACATCAACTCCAGCACCGCCGACCGCCTCGTGTACGTGTCCTGCGACCCGGCCACCTGGGCGCGCGACGTGGGCGACCTCGTGCGGCGCGGCTGGAAACTCGCGGAAGTCATCCCGCACGACTTCTACCCGCAGACCAGCCACGTGGAGATCGTCAGCGTCCTGAACCGCTGA
- the speA gene encoding biosynthetic arginine decarboxylase produces the protein MTTPSIFSTTDAAELYQVPNWSGGWFRVSDKGQVEVTPTPGLHAPLRAIVDEIVDRGESLPVILRFPQVITGRVKHLNESFQAAIQEYGYTGHYQGVFPIKVNQRRMVVESVAAAGYDYAHGLEAGSKAELALCLAQKMHPDALLCCNGFKDDGFIKLALWGRTLGKNVVITIEKYSELDRILKQAKALGVRPAMGVRFKLHARGSGQWEESGGDQAKFGLNAYELLRVVERLREEDMLDTLVMLHTHIGSQITDIRRVKVAVREATQTYAGLIAAGAQLKYLNVGGGLGVDYDGSKTTFYASMNYTVREYAADIVYTVQEVCKARNVPEPVIVSESGRALTAHHAVLILPVVDVTGPTRDLEDLAPADENSHQIVKDMEDILANITARNYRESYNDAVGDKQTLHNLFDLGYVTLPDRARGEALFNAILRKIARLIQNEKYVPDELEDLQKVLADKFICNFSLFQSLPDNWAIQALFPIVPLDRLNEKPTRQATIVDITCDSDGKIEKFIDLRDVKATLPLHEPGDRPYYLGVFLMGAYQDVLGSAHNLFGKVSEAHVTVRPGGKYHIDLFVRGQKARRMIESMGYEEPMLRDAIEDQADAAIKLGTLTGEQEQEMLDDYGEELLGYTYLEYEN, from the coding sequence GTGACCCCCACCCCCGGCCTGCACGCCCCGCTGCGCGCCATCGTGGACGAGATCGTGGACCGCGGCGAGAGCCTGCCGGTCATCCTGCGCTTCCCGCAGGTCATCACGGGCCGCGTCAAGCACCTGAACGAGTCCTTCCAGGCCGCCATTCAGGAGTACGGGTACACCGGGCACTACCAGGGCGTGTTCCCCATCAAGGTCAACCAGCGCCGCATGGTCGTCGAGAGTGTCGCCGCCGCCGGGTACGACTACGCGCACGGCCTGGAGGCCGGCAGCAAGGCCGAACTGGCGCTGTGCCTCGCGCAGAAGATGCACCCCGACGCGCTGCTGTGCTGCAACGGCTTCAAGGACGACGGCTTCATCAAGCTGGCACTGTGGGGCCGCACGCTCGGCAAGAACGTGGTCATCACCATCGAGAAGTACAGCGAACTCGACCGGATCCTCAAGCAGGCCAAGGCGCTCGGCGTTCGCCCGGCCATGGGGGTGCGCTTCAAGCTGCACGCGCGCGGCTCCGGGCAGTGGGAGGAGAGCGGCGGGGATCAGGCGAAGTTCGGCCTGAACGCCTACGAACTGCTGCGCGTCGTCGAACGCCTGCGTGAAGAGGACATGCTGGACACGCTGGTCATGCTGCACACCCACATCGGGTCGCAGATCACCGACATCCGCCGCGTGAAGGTCGCCGTGCGCGAGGCCACCCAGACGTACGCCGGTCTGATCGCCGCCGGGGCGCAACTGAAGTACCTGAACGTGGGCGGCGGCCTGGGCGTCGACTACGACGGCTCCAAGACCACCTTCTACGCCAGCATGAACTACACCGTCCGCGAGTACGCCGCCGACATCGTGTACACCGTGCAGGAAGTCTGCAAGGCCCGCAACGTCCCGGAACCCGTGATCGTGTCCGAATCCGGCCGGGCACTGACCGCGCACCACGCCGTGCTGATCCTGCCCGTCGTGGATGTCACCGGCCCCACCCGCGACCTCGAGGATCTCGCCCCCGCCGACGAGAACAGCCACCAGATCGTCAAGGACATGGAAGACATCCTGGCGAACATCACGGCCCGCAACTACCGCGAGTCGTACAACGACGCCGTCGGCGACAAGCAGACGCTGCACAACCTGTTCGACCTGGGCTACGTGACCCTGCCCGACCGGGCGCGCGGCGAGGCGCTGTTCAACGCCATCCTCCGCAAGATCGCCAGACTCATCCAGAACGAGAAGTACGTCCCGGACGAACTCGAAGACCTGCAGAAAGTCCTGGCGGACAAGTTCATCTGCAACTTCAGCCTGTTCCAGAGCCTCCCGGACAACTGGGCCATTCAGGCGCTCTTTCCCATCGTGCCGCTCGACCGCCTGAACGAGAAACCCACCCGTCAGGCGACCATCGTGGACATCACCTGCGACAGCGACGGCAAGATCGAGAAGTTCATCGACCTGCGCGACGTGAAAGCCACCCTGCCGCTGCACGAACCCGGCGACCGCCCCTACTACCTGGGCGTGTTCCTGATGGGCGCGTACCAGGACGTGCTGGGCAGCGCGCACAACCTGTTCGGCAAGGTCAGCGAGGCCCACGTGACCGTCCGCCCCGGCGGGAAGTACCACATCGACCTGTTCGTGCGCGGCCAGAAGGCGCGGCGCATGATCGAATCCATGGGCTACGAGGAACCCATGCTGCGCGACGCCATCGAGGATCAGGCCGACGCCGCCATCAAACTCGGCACCCTGACCGGCGAGCAGGAACAGGAGATGCTCGACGATTACGGCGAGGAACTGCTGGGCTACACGTACCTCGAATACGAGAACTGA